A portion of the Calothrix sp. 336/3 genome contains these proteins:
- the hisF gene encoding imidazole glycerol phosphate synthase subunit HisF, whose translation MLAKRILPCLDVKAGRVVKGVNFVELKDAGDPVELAKVYNEAGADELVFLDITATHEDRDTIIDVVYRTAEQVFIPLTVGGGIQSLENVKNLLRAGADKVSINSAAVRDPDFINRASDRFGNQCIVVAIDARRREDINNPGWDVYVRGGRENTGIDALKWAMEVEKRGAGEILLTSMDADGTQAGYDLQLTRAIANSVQIPVIASGGAGNCQHIYEAVTDGNAEAALLASLLHYGILSVAEIKNYLCDRQVPVRIST comes from the coding sequence ATGCTGGCTAAAAGGATCTTACCGTGCCTCGATGTCAAGGCGGGACGAGTTGTAAAAGGAGTTAACTTTGTTGAACTTAAGGATGCGGGGGATCCAGTGGAACTGGCTAAGGTCTACAATGAAGCCGGCGCTGATGAGCTAGTATTTCTAGATATTACAGCTACTCATGAAGACCGAGACACGATTATTGACGTTGTATACCGAACTGCCGAACAGGTATTCATTCCCCTGACTGTGGGTGGTGGCATCCAATCCTTAGAAAATGTTAAAAATCTGTTACGAGCTGGGGCAGATAAAGTTAGTATTAATTCTGCGGCAGTGCGCGACCCTGATTTTATTAATCGAGCTAGCGATCGCTTTGGCAATCAATGTATTGTCGTGGCAATCGATGCCAGACGCAGAGAAGACATAAATAATCCCGGTTGGGATGTCTATGTGCGTGGTGGAAGGGAAAATACTGGCATTGATGCTCTCAAATGGGCAATGGAAGTGGAAAAACGGGGCGCTGGAGAGATTCTCTTAACTAGTATGGATGCCGATGGGACTCAAGCTGGTTACGATTTGCAATTAACTCGTGCGATCGCCAACTCTGTACAAATCCCTGTTATTGCTTCTGGTGGTGCTGGCAATTGTCAACATATCTATGAAGCTGTGACTGATGGCAATGCGGAAGCTGCTTTACTCGCATCTTTACTCCATTACGGCATTCTCAGTGTGGCGGAAATTAAAAATTATTTGTGCGATCGCCAAGTTCCCGTGAGAATATCTACCTAA
- the ruvB gene encoding Holliday junction branch migration DNA helicase RuvB — MAIISSKKQPQEPDREPKQPRQMSAKIDKADSILKPEAVIDEQGKQEESIRPQRFADYIGQKDLKDVLEIAIQAAKSRGEVLDHLLLYGPPGLGKTTMAMILAQEMGVACKITSAPALERPRDIMGLLVTLKPGDVLFIDEIHRLSRMTEEILYPAMEDYRLDITTGKGPSARTRTIPLVKFTLVGATTRVGALTSPLRDRFGLVQKLRFYEIDELSQVVTRTAGLLNTNITLDGAMEIAKRSRGTPRIANRLLKRVRDYIQVKAIEVVNQESAGEALQLFQVDPCGLDWTDRRMLSVLIENFNGGPVGIETMAAATGEDVQTIEEVYEPYLMQIGYLSRTPRGRMATAAAYHHMGFKPPNQQMSLL, encoded by the coding sequence ATGGCGATTATTTCCTCAAAAAAACAGCCCCAAGAACCCGACAGAGAACCGAAACAACCTCGGCAGATGTCAGCAAAAATTGATAAAGCAGATAGTATCTTAAAACCAGAAGCTGTTATTGATGAGCAGGGAAAACAGGAAGAGAGCATTCGCCCACAGCGTTTCGCTGATTATATTGGACAGAAAGACCTCAAGGATGTGCTAGAGATAGCAATTCAAGCAGCCAAATCTAGGGGAGAAGTATTAGACCATCTGTTATTGTATGGTCCTCCAGGGTTGGGAAAAACGACCATGGCAATGATTCTCGCTCAAGAAATGGGAGTGGCTTGCAAAATCACTAGCGCTCCAGCTTTGGAACGTCCCCGCGATATTATGGGGCTACTGGTGACTCTCAAACCGGGAGATGTGCTGTTTATTGATGAAATTCATCGTCTATCACGGATGACGGAAGAAATTTTATACCCAGCCATGGAAGATTATCGCCTAGATATTACTACAGGCAAAGGACCTAGTGCCCGGACAAGAACTATACCTTTGGTAAAATTTACCTTGGTGGGGGCGACTACTAGGGTTGGCGCTTTAACTTCACCCCTGCGCGATCGCTTTGGTTTAGTTCAGAAATTGCGCTTCTATGAAATTGATGAACTGAGTCAAGTGGTGACACGTACAGCAGGGTTACTGAATACTAATATTACCCTCGATGGAGCCATGGAAATTGCCAAACGCTCACGGGGTACACCACGTATCGCCAATAGATTACTTAAACGTGTTCGTGATTATATTCAAGTTAAAGCCATAGAAGTTGTCAACCAAGAGAGTGCAGGGGAAGCACTGCAATTGTTTCAAGTAGACCCCTGTGGTTTAGACTGGACAGATAGGAGAATGTTGAGTGTATTAATCGAAAACTTTAATGGTGGTCCGGTGGGGATTGAAACCATGGCAGCAGCTACGGGAGAAGACGTACAAACCATCGAAGAAGTATATGAACCTTACTTGATGCAAATAGGTTATTTAAGTCGCACTCCTAGGGGGAGAATGGCAACTGCTGCTGCGTACCATCATATGGGTTTCAAACCACCCAATCAGCAAATGTCGCTGCTGTGA
- a CDS encoding tetratricopeptide repeat protein yields MRKLIAIVICLLLVFAGGRVANAQTGNLTPEILQQQEELANMAFDATNRGDFATAETYWTQILEKFPENPAVWSNRGNARVSQNKLEAALEDYQKAIELAPNVTDPYLNRGAALEGLGRWEEAIADYNHVLEMDPKDAMAYNNRGNAEAGLGKWDIAIADYKKSNEIAPNFAFARANYALALYQTGETTQALREMKNIVRKYPKFADMRAALTAAYWVTGEQGEAESNWVAAYGLDRRYKDINWVKNTRRWPPTMVMALEKFLKLQ; encoded by the coding sequence ATGAGAAAGTTAATCGCTATAGTTATTTGTCTATTATTGGTATTTGCTGGGGGTAGGGTGGCAAATGCTCAAACTGGAAATCTCACACCAGAAATCTTGCAGCAGCAGGAAGAATTGGCAAATATGGCTTTTGATGCCACAAATCGGGGTGATTTTGCCACAGCAGAAACCTATTGGACACAAATACTAGAAAAATTTCCCGAAAATCCGGCAGTTTGGAGTAATCGCGGAAATGCTCGTGTCAGTCAAAATAAACTAGAGGCAGCCCTAGAAGACTATCAAAAAGCGATAGAATTAGCCCCCAACGTCACCGATCCCTATTTAAACCGTGGTGCAGCATTGGAAGGTTTAGGACGCTGGGAAGAGGCGATCGCCGACTATAATCATGTTCTGGAAATGGATCCTAAAGATGCCATGGCTTACAATAACCGGGGTAATGCCGAAGCTGGTTTAGGAAAATGGGACATCGCGATCGCTGATTACAAAAAATCCAACGAAATTGCTCCTAACTTTGCCTTTGCCCGTGCTAACTATGCCCTGGCATTGTATCAAACTGGCGAAACCACCCAAGCACTACGAGAGATGAAAAATATTGTCCGTAAATATCCCAAATTTGCGGATATGCGGGCAGCACTAACTGCGGCATACTGGGTGACAGGAGAACAGGGAGAAGCAGAAAGCAACTGGGTAGCTGCCTACGGACTAGACAGACGTTACAAGGATATTAACTGGGTAAAAAATACCCGCCGTTGGCCCCCCACTATGGTAATGGCTCTAGAAAAGTTTCTCAAGCTTCAGTAA
- the ribD gene encoding bifunctional diaminohydroxyphosphoribosylaminopyrimidine deaminase/5-amino-6-(5-phosphoribosylamino)uracil reductase RibD, which translates to MMLRCLELARRALGRTSPNPLVGAVIVKDGKIVGEGFHPKAGEPHAEVFALRAAGAESQGATVYVSLEPCNHYGRTPPCSEALIAAGVARVVVGMVDPNPLVGGGGIARLRSAGIEVVVGVEEAACQKLNEGFVQRIVYKRPLGILKYAMTLDGKIATTTGHSAWVTNQNARSFVHQLRIGCDAVIVGGNTVRRDNPHLTSHQQGAHNPLRVVMSRTLDLPENAYLWETQEAATVVFTETGMNPEVQEKLRTKGVEVVELPSLTPGDVMADMYNRGFCNVLWECGGSLAASAIADGTVQKILAFIAPKIIGGTTAPTPVGDLGFTTMTEALSLERVEMSLVGSDCLIEGYIGEGGSAKD; encoded by the coding sequence ATGATGTTACGTTGCTTAGAACTTGCTCGTCGTGCTTTAGGTAGAACTTCACCTAATCCTTTAGTAGGTGCGGTGATTGTTAAGGATGGCAAAATTGTCGGCGAAGGTTTTCACCCCAAAGCTGGGGAACCCCACGCGGAAGTTTTTGCCTTGAGGGCGGCGGGGGCAGAATCTCAAGGAGCGACGGTTTACGTGAGCTTAGAGCCTTGTAATCATTACGGACGGACTCCTCCCTGTTCGGAAGCCTTAATCGCGGCTGGGGTGGCAAGGGTGGTGGTAGGAATGGTTGATCCTAACCCTCTAGTTGGTGGTGGCGGTATCGCTCGTTTACGCTCTGCTGGTATAGAAGTGGTTGTAGGTGTGGAAGAAGCTGCTTGTCAGAAATTAAATGAGGGGTTTGTGCAACGTATTGTTTACAAACGACCTTTGGGAATTTTGAAATATGCGATGACTTTAGATGGTAAGATTGCCACGACAACAGGTCACAGTGCTTGGGTGACAAATCAAAATGCCCGTAGTTTTGTACATCAATTACGCATAGGATGTGATGCGGTGATTGTGGGTGGAAATACTGTCAGGAGAGATAATCCCCACTTGACTAGTCACCAGCAGGGAGCGCACAATCCCTTACGGGTAGTGATGAGTCGCACCTTAGATTTACCGGAAAATGCCTATCTCTGGGAAACACAAGAAGCTGCAACCGTTGTGTTTACAGAAACTGGTATGAATCCTGAGGTACAAGAGAAACTGCGAACAAAAGGGGTTGAGGTGGTTGAACTGCCAAGCTTAACACCAGGTGATGTGATGGCAGATATGTATAATCGCGGTTTTTGTAATGTCTTGTGGGAATGTGGTGGAAGTTTAGCCGCAAGCGCGATCGCCGATGGAACAGTTCAAAAAATCCTGGCGTTTATTGCTCCCAAAATTATTGGTGGAACAACTGCACCGACTCCTGTTGGGGACTTGGGTTTCACAACAATGACAGAAGCTTTATCCTTGGAACGGGTAGAGATGAGTCTGGTGGGTTCTGATTGCTTAATTGAGGGGTATATCGGGGAAGGGGGAAGTGCAAAAGATTAA
- the mreD gene encoding rod shape-determining protein MreD has protein sequence MKFPSFWGGKHKQGKTRSPNGGFFGASLFMPRSEGKTGAYAASSKSKKSKKKSSPLINPLNSWNPSFRQITNWGIVIASVCLCLFLSLTRFPGMELLGIGPNWLLIWVVAWSVKRSMWQGLLAGVVLGLLQDAMTSPDPTHAVSLGMAGALTALLQKQRFIQEDFISIALIVFGIALLVETTFAAQLSLAGDRNVADIWLYYQKVALASAIVSSLWAPVVYYPLNLWWQRLKMAEQSS, from the coding sequence ATGAAATTTCCTTCATTTTGGGGTGGTAAGCATAAGCAAGGAAAAACGCGATCGCCTAATGGCGGCTTCTTCGGAGCATCACTATTTATGCCGCGTTCCGAAGGTAAAACGGGTGCTTATGCAGCATCATCCAAATCGAAAAAATCGAAAAAAAAATCTTCCCCTTTAATTAATCCCCTGAATAGTTGGAATCCCAGTTTCCGTCAGATAACTAATTGGGGTATAGTTATTGCTTCAGTCTGTTTATGTTTATTTCTTTCCCTGACTCGTTTTCCAGGGATGGAATTATTGGGAATTGGACCAAATTGGTTACTGATTTGGGTAGTTGCTTGGAGTGTAAAACGCTCTATGTGGCAAGGTTTACTAGCTGGTGTGGTTTTGGGTTTACTTCAAGATGCGATGACATCACCTGATCCTACCCATGCAGTGAGCTTAGGAATGGCTGGAGCGCTGACAGCTCTACTACAAAAACAAAGATTTATTCAAGAAGATTTTATCTCTATCGCCTTGATTGTATTTGGTATTGCCCTACTAGTCGAAACCACTTTTGCCGCACAATTGAGTTTAGCTGGCGATCGCAATGTTGCTGACATCTGGCTTTACTATCAAAAAGTTGCCCTAGCTTCGGCGATCGTGAGCAGTCTCTGGGCACCTGTAGTCTATTATCCTTTGAATCTTTGGTGGCAAAGGTTAAAAATGGCAGAACAGTCATCATAA
- the mreC gene encoding rod shape-determining protein MreC yields MFTARRWWEHKGVQIGIVALAIGGAWAVRQTQGTVLLEIYQGIGRQLQVFQTGPAPEESIRNARILELETRITELAAQNQKLKELLKYVDKEPLASRPIPARVVGRSGDNWWQQVTLNRGTNDGIQEGYIVKGEGGLVGLVKSVTPNTSRVLLISDLQSRVGVNVSRTGAKGILRGDSSSEAILEFSEKVPNVKVGDFVATSNYSQRFPSGLAVGRIKSLDLKKVPTSIAKVDLFPAIRSLDWVSVYPKPVSVDSEAQESQQKPAEQSKIEKSN; encoded by the coding sequence ATGTTTACTGCGCGTCGCTGGTGGGAGCATAAAGGGGTACAGATTGGAATCGTAGCTTTGGCAATTGGTGGTGCTTGGGCGGTGCGTCAAACCCAAGGAACAGTGCTTTTGGAAATCTACCAAGGTATTGGTCGTCAATTGCAAGTTTTTCAAACCGGACCAGCTCCGGAAGAAAGTATTCGTAATGCTCGGATATTAGAGTTAGAAACCCGGATTACGGAGTTAGCTGCCCAAAATCAGAAACTTAAAGAATTATTAAAGTACGTTGACAAAGAACCGTTGGCATCTCGCCCTATTCCAGCACGAGTTGTTGGTCGTAGTGGTGATAACTGGTGGCAGCAAGTAACCTTGAATCGTGGTACTAATGATGGCATTCAAGAAGGTTACATTGTCAAAGGGGAAGGGGGATTAGTCGGTTTAGTAAAAAGTGTAACTCCCAATACCAGTCGTGTATTACTAATCAGTGACCTTCAGAGTCGAGTTGGTGTCAATGTTAGTCGCACTGGGGCTAAGGGTATTCTTCGAGGTGATTCTTCCTCAGAGGCAATTTTAGAGTTTAGTGAAAAGGTTCCCAATGTGAAAGTGGGAGACTTTGTTGCAACTTCTAACTATAGTCAAAGATTTCCCTCCGGATTAGCTGTGGGTAGGATAAAATCTTTGGATTTGAAAAAAGTACCAACTTCTATCGCGAAGGTGGATTTATTTCCCGCAATTCGTTCCCTAGACTGGGTGAGTGTTTATCCTAAACCAGTCAGTGTGGATTCAGAAGCTCAGGAATCGCAACAGAAGCCAGCAGAACAATCAAAGATAGAAAAATCAAATTAA
- a CDS encoding rod shape-determining protein, with amino-acid sequence MGIDLGTANTLVYVSGKGIVLQEPSVVAIDQNEKVALAVGEDAKKMLGRTPGNVVALRPLRDGVIADFDTAELMLKSFIQRVNEGKSLVLPRIVIGIPSGVTGVERRAVMDAATQAGAREVYLIDEPVAAAIGAGLPVAEPTGNMIIDIGGGTTEVAVLSLQGTVLSESVRIAGDELTESIMQYMKKVHNLVIGERTAEDIKIRIGSAYPILEDEDAMMEVRGLHLLSGLPRTVTIKGPEIRESMAEPLSVIIEAVKRTLERTPPELAADIIDRGIMLAGGGALLKGVDTLISHETGIVTHIAADPLSCVVLGTGRVLENFKQLERVFSGRSRNI; translated from the coding sequence ATGGGTATCGACCTCGGTACAGCTAACACCCTTGTTTATGTATCAGGAAAGGGCATCGTTTTGCAAGAACCTTCAGTAGTTGCCATTGACCAAAATGAAAAAGTGGCGTTGGCAGTTGGTGAAGACGCAAAAAAAATGCTTGGTCGCACGCCCGGTAATGTTGTGGCTCTACGTCCATTACGTGATGGTGTGATTGCTGACTTCGATACAGCAGAGTTGATGCTCAAGAGCTTTATTCAGCGTGTGAATGAGGGAAAATCCCTTGTTTTACCTCGTATTGTCATTGGTATTCCCAGTGGTGTTACAGGGGTAGAAAGACGAGCGGTGATGGATGCGGCAACCCAAGCAGGTGCTAGGGAAGTGTATCTGATTGACGAACCTGTGGCTGCGGCAATTGGTGCGGGTTTACCTGTAGCAGAACCCACTGGCAATATGATTATTGACATTGGTGGTGGAACAACGGAAGTTGCAGTCCTGAGTTTGCAAGGTACGGTATTAAGCGAGTCTGTGCGGATTGCAGGTGACGAGTTGACTGAATCGATCATGCAATACATGAAAAAGGTTCACAACTTGGTCATTGGGGAACGAACTGCGGAAGATATCAAAATTCGCATTGGTTCTGCCTATCCCATTTTGGAAGATGAAGACGCAATGATGGAAGTGCGAGGTTTGCATTTGTTATCTGGACTTCCTCGTACCGTCACCATTAAAGGTCCGGAAATCCGTGAAAGCATGGCAGAACCTCTATCTGTAATTATTGAAGCAGTGAAGCGGACCTTAGAACGTACTCCTCCAGAGTTAGCCGCAGATATTATTGATAGAGGTATCATGCTGGCTGGGGGCGGTGCTTTACTCAAAGGGGTTGATACCCTGATCAGTCACGAAACGGGAATTGTCACCCATATCGCAGCTGATCCCCTAAGTTGTGTTGTCTTAGGCACAGGTCGTGTGTTAGAAAATTTCAAACAACTAGAGAGAGTATTCAGTGGACGCTCTCGCAACATTTAG
- a CDS encoding single-stranded DNA-binding protein produces MSINVVTLVGRVGTEPEMKYFQDSGSVKCRLTLAVRRRTRNNDEPDWFELELWGSTAEIAGRYVNKGSLIGVKGSLKLDSWSDRTTGVSRSKPVIRVEQLDLLGSKREAEAEMMNSNPDNF; encoded by the coding sequence ATGAGCATAAATGTTGTCACTTTGGTTGGTCGTGTTGGTACTGAGCCAGAGATGAAGTATTTCCAAGATAGCGGTAGTGTCAAGTGTAGACTAACCCTAGCAGTGCGACGGAGAACACGCAACAACGATGAGCCGGACTGGTTCGAGTTGGAATTGTGGGGTAGCACGGCAGAAATTGCTGGTAGATACGTGAATAAAGGTAGTTTGATTGGGGTGAAAGGTTCCTTAAAACTGGATAGTTGGAGCGATCGCACTACTGGAGTCAGTCGCTCCAAACCAGTTATTCGCGTCGAGCAGTTGGATTTACTTGGTTCCAAACGAGAAGCAGAAGCAGAAATGATGAATAGCAATCCAGATAATTTTTAG
- a CDS encoding SIMPL domain-containing protein yields MSGVTVPTPRLNSAGNFWKTVPLALLMCVSFIQPAGALDQEKNIRTLTVSGRGIEAIPTSLSQINLGVEVQGKTAQDVQKEAARRSSAVVALLQSRNVEKLQTTGISLNPVYSYNNNVQKITGYAASNTVSFRIATDRAGNILDDAVKSGASQISSISFVATDEAIAQAQKQALKKATQEAQQQANVVFDTLGLKAKEVVSIQINGASAPPPITRNYSNAKMMAEAASTPVVGGEQQVEASVTLQISY; encoded by the coding sequence ATGAGTGGAGTTACTGTACCTACCCCTCGGTTGAATTCTGCTGGCAATTTTTGGAAAACTGTACCTTTAGCTTTGCTGATGTGCGTTAGTTTTATCCAGCCCGCAGGAGCTTTGGATCAAGAGAAAAATATTCGCACTCTGACAGTGAGTGGTAGAGGAATAGAAGCAATCCCCACAAGCCTATCACAAATTAATTTAGGGGTGGAGGTTCAAGGCAAAACTGCTCAGGATGTGCAGAAGGAAGCCGCACGACGCTCGTCAGCAGTAGTAGCTTTACTTCAGAGTCGCAATGTAGAGAAACTGCAAACTACGGGTATTAGCTTAAATCCTGTATATAGCTATAACAATAATGTGCAAAAAATTACAGGTTATGCTGCGAGTAATACCGTAAGTTTTCGGATAGCGACAGATAGGGCTGGTAATATTTTGGATGACGCGGTGAAATCTGGGGCATCACAAATCAGTAGTATTAGTTTTGTGGCTACAGATGAGGCGATCGCCCAAGCACAAAAACAAGCTCTGAAAAAAGCCACCCAGGAAGCACAACAACAGGCAAACGTTGTATTTGACACCCTTGGCTTGAAAGCTAAGGAAGTCGTCAGTATTCAAATCAATGGTGCTAGCGCTCCCCCACCTATCACCCGCAATTACAGCAATGCCAAAATGATGGCAGAGGCTGCTTCTACCCCAGTAGTCGGTGGAGAACAGCAGGTAGAAGCTTCTGTCACCTTACAGATTAGTTACTAG
- a CDS encoding EVE domain-containing protein, with the protein MGYWLLKTEPDNYAYSDLEKDSITVWDGVSNALALKNIRSMVKGDLVMIYHTGKERRIMGIGEIMTQPYADPSLNDEKRAVVDVKAQHRVPQPVTLAQIKADSDFADFELLRLPRLSVVPMSESHWQKLLKLANYQSLVSGY; encoded by the coding sequence ATGGGTTATTGGTTATTAAAGACAGAACCAGACAATTATGCCTACTCAGATTTAGAGAAAGATAGTATCACAGTCTGGGATGGAGTCAGTAACGCTTTGGCTCTCAAAAATATTCGCTCTATGGTCAAGGGTGATTTGGTGATGATTTACCATACTGGCAAGGAACGTCGCATCATGGGAATTGGGGAAATTATGACTCAACCCTACGCCGATCCATCCCTCAATGATGAGAAACGAGCGGTTGTAGATGTGAAAGCACAACATAGAGTTCCTCAACCCGTGACTTTAGCACAAATTAAAGCTGACAGTGATTTTGCCGATTTTGAGTTACTGCGTTTACCGCGATTATCAGTAGTACCGATGTCAGAATCTCATTGGCAAAAACTGCTGAAATTAGCAAATTATCAATCCCTAGTGAGTGGATATTAA
- a CDS encoding cation:proton antiporter: MYLSSSLLAATTEPVETSLVVASVLLSLVVIYFASKIGGEISNRFGLPPVLGELVGGVVVGISALHLLVFPETGAESSSSLIIRFLQTTTSLTPETADSLFATQSEVITVLAELGVIILLFEIGLESNLKDLMAVGIQAVVVACVGVVVPFAAGTAGLMIFFGIPAVPAIFAGAALTATSIGITSKVLSELGRLNSREGQIILGAAVIDDILGIIVLAVVASLAKEGTVDVSQVIYLIISATAFLLGAIALGNVFNKTFVSVVDVLKTRGELVIPAFIFAFIMAYIADIIHLEAILGAFAAGLVLEETDKRKELQKQILPIADMLVPVFFVTVGAKTDLSVLNPAIPSNREGLAMAIFLITVAIIGKMVTGLTVFGQPGINRMAIGVGMIPRGEVGLVFLGIGSSIDILSKPLEAAIIMMVILTTFLAPPLLRFVFPTPESDIEEKIAAS; the protein is encoded by the coding sequence ATGTATCTTTCATCTTCTCTATTAGCAGCAACAACAGAGCCAGTAGAAACCTCTCTTGTCGTCGCATCAGTACTACTGAGTTTAGTTGTAATTTATTTTGCCAGTAAAATTGGGGGTGAAATCTCCAACCGTTTTGGTTTACCCCCAGTTTTAGGTGAGTTGGTTGGTGGTGTCGTCGTTGGTATCTCTGCTTTACATCTACTTGTATTTCCAGAAACAGGAGCAGAAAGTTCTAGTTCCTTGATTATTCGTTTTTTGCAAACTACCACCAGTTTGACTCCAGAAACAGCAGACAGTTTATTTGCCACTCAGTCAGAAGTGATTACCGTGCTGGCAGAATTAGGTGTAATTATCCTGTTATTTGAAATTGGTTTGGAGTCTAATTTAAAAGACTTAATGGCTGTGGGTATTCAAGCTGTGGTGGTAGCTTGTGTGGGGGTTGTGGTACCCTTTGCCGCAGGTACAGCAGGTTTGATGATTTTCTTTGGTATCCCCGCAGTACCAGCAATTTTTGCAGGAGCAGCATTAACAGCAACTAGTATTGGTATTACTTCCAAAGTACTATCAGAGCTAGGACGCTTGAATTCTAGGGAAGGACAGATTATTCTCGGCGCGGCGGTAATTGATGATATTCTCGGCATTATTGTTTTGGCTGTAGTCGCTAGTTTGGCAAAGGAAGGAACTGTGGATGTGAGTCAGGTAATTTACCTGATAATTAGTGCCACAGCTTTTTTGTTAGGAGCGATCGCCCTTGGTAATGTCTTCAATAAAACCTTTGTTTCCGTAGTTGATGTCTTAAAAACACGGGGAGAGTTAGTCATCCCTGCCTTTATCTTTGCCTTTATCATGGCGTATATCGCTGATATTATCCATCTAGAGGCTATCCTAGGGGCATTCGCGGCAGGTTTAGTATTAGAGGAAACTGATAAGCGCAAGGAGCTACAGAAGCAAATTCTACCCATTGCCGATATGTTAGTACCAGTATTTTTTGTCACCGTCGGCGCGAAAACAGATTTAAGCGTTCTCAATCCCGCCATTCCCAGCAACCGAGAAGGTTTAGCCATGGCGATTTTCTTGATTACCGTGGCAATCATTGGCAAAATGGTGACGGGCTTAACTGTGTTTGGTCAGCCCGGTATTAATCGGATGGCGATCGGTGTCGGTATGATTCCTAGAGGTGAAGTCGGATTAGTCTTTCTAGGGATTGGCTCTAGCATTGATATTCTTTCCAAACCTTTGGAAGCTGCAATTATTATGATGGTAATTTTAACTACTTTTCTCGCACCACCTTTACTGAGATTTGTTTTCCCCACACCAGAGTCAGACATTGAGGAGAAAATAGCAGCTTCGTAA